The Pediococcus inopinatus region AGGGAAATGTCGTGGTGTATAGTTCTAGCCAACAAAAACCTGTGAATAGCATTAGCTGGCAACAAGGTAAAAAAGTCGCGCGGGTTACAGGTGCGAACGTGACGACGACAGCTAAGATCGCTAAGGATACGTTGAAATAAAAAATTGAATATTGCTATTTTAAAACCCCAACCATTAACTTGGCTGAGGTTTTTGTTATCGGTTCAATTTTTTGTTGGCAATTGCTTCGGTTAGGGTTTTGGAAAAATTCAAGTTCAATTTTTTCCCTAGTTTATCAGCCCATTTTGGAATCGTTAAAGTTTTCTTGATTGGTTGATCGGAACCAATGTAGCCATTTAAATCAACCATAACCATCGACACAAAGGATAAGTCCTGGTCATAGTTAAGTTCGCTGGGGTAAGGATTGTTTCTTTTTAAAGAGAGTGTTTGGATATCAGATGGTTTTGGTAAGTCGTGATTGTTTTCAATATAGTCGGCAACGGTAATGCCAAGCCAATCGGAAGCCATCGCCATTGCATCGGAAATATTTAAACCTTGAGTAGCCGAGTTAGTGAAGTCTGGAAGGGTAACGAAAAACGGGACTTTTTCTGACTTGTCATAATAAAAAAGTGCTGGGTAGCTGACTAACATAAGAGATTCCTCCTTGAATGGATGGTAAAAACGGTGAACTATTTCAAACCGGCTTCTTTCTTGATGGCACGTTCAAGCGTCAATCAATCGACTTATTAATAATTGACCGTAGAACACGCTCACGCATTTTCAATGAATTGATATGGTAGGTAATTGTGTAGCCCGTAATCAAAAGATCGCAAACGCAGAGCTGAGAAATTTTGCCAGATAAGGAGCCACCATTCATTAAGAGTTCTTCCACCGCTGTCTGTAAAACGACGTCGCCTTGTTTAGCGATTGGTGACAGCAAATGATTCGTCACGATAATTAATTTTGCGCCGTTTTGTTTGGCAATTTTGCAGGAATCGAAAATATCTTTGGTATTTCCAGACAAACTGAACGCAATGATGAGATCTTTGTCACTCATTAAAGCCGCGTTTTGCGCTTGGTAATGGGGATCGGTGATGGCTTCTGCTTGAATGCCTTCGCGCAGAAAACGAGAAGCCATATCTTCAGCTGTGACGCCACTTGAGCCGACCCCAAAAATAAAGATTCGTTGAGCTGCATGAATGAGGTCAATCCCAGTATTCAAGTCTTTGGGATTTACCAATGCTGCAGTTGAGCGGATGGCATCCATTAGTCGGTTGCTGACCAGATCCACGTAGGAATCAGGAGGCTCTTTGGCGGAGTCTTGTTTATAAGCAACTTTTGCAATGGCAATTTTTAAATCAGAAAAGCCTTGATAGTTTAATTTTTGGCAGAAACGAACAATGGTTGCGTCGCCCACACCGGTTGATTTTTTCACGTCAGTTAAGGTTTGGTTGATCAGTTTATCGCCAGAACCGAGCACATAGTCGGCAACTTTTTTCTCGGATTTAGTTAAATCATCGTAGCGTAATTTAATTGTTTCTACATATGTCATGTGGAATTTTCCTCCAGTTTCTCTTACTAAACATTTTACACTCCAAACCGAAAAAAATAAATGAATTTAATGTATCCGTTTACAATAACTAAATAACGTGGTATTCTTTATTTATGGAGTAAATATCCAACAATAATATATTTTGGAGGAAAATTATGAACAAACAAGAATTTATCAATCAAGTCAAAGGAAATCTTATTGTATCTTGCCAGGCACTCACAAACGAACCCATGTATACAGAACAAGGTGGCGTGATGCCGTTGTTCGCCAAGGCTGCTGAGCAAGCGGGAGCTAAAGGAATTCGTGCTAATTCAGTACGTGACATCAAACAAATTCAAGCCGTGACGGATTTACCAATTATTGGGATCATCAAACGCGATTATCTTCCAGAAAAACCGTTTATTACGGCAACAGAAAAAGAGGTAGATGAACTGGTTGCGACAGGGGTGGCCGTCAT contains the following coding sequences:
- a CDS encoding MurR/RpiR family transcriptional regulator — translated: MTYVETIKLRYDDLTKSEKKVADYVLGSGDKLINQTLTDVKKSTGVGDATIVRFCQKLNYQGFSDLKIAIAKVAYKQDSAKEPPDSYVDLVSNRLMDAIRSTAALVNPKDLNTGIDLIHAAQRIFIFGVGSSGVTAEDMASRFLREGIQAEAITDPHYQAQNAALMSDKDLIIAFSLSGNTKDIFDSCKIAKQNGAKLIIVTNHLLSPIAKQGDVVLQTAVEELLMNGGSLSGKISQLCVCDLLITGYTITYHINSLKMRERVLRSIINKSID
- a CDS encoding type II toxin-antitoxin system HicB family antitoxin, with the protein product MLVSYPALFYYDKSEKVPFFVTLPDFTNSATQGLNISDAMAMASDWLGITVADYIENNHDLPKPSDIQTLSLKRNNPYPSELNYDQDLSFVSMVMVDLNGYIGSDQPIKKTLTIPKWADKLGKKLNLNFSKTLTEAIANKKLNR